A genomic region of Noviherbaspirillum sp. L7-7A contains the following coding sequences:
- a CDS encoding glycogen/starch/alpha-glucan phosphorylase has product MAHSEFEYDHVAHDVHTLMRSIANKLMYAVGKNPAAARPQDWLQATELAVRDRMVERWMKTTNEYYAQDVKRVYYLSMEFLIGRTFTNALLALGIYQEVRDALRALDIDINELAELEPDAALGNGGLGRLAACFLDSMATLGISGMGYGIRYDYGMFRQQVIDGRQVEAPDYWLSGGNPWEFPRPEVQYRVRFGGRIEKDGDKVRWLDGEDVLAMAYDTIIPGYGTETTNTLRLWSAKATSEMDLSAFNQGNYFAAVEDKNHSENVSRVLYPDDSTQSGRELRLRQEYFFVSASMQDLVARHLRNGHSFDSLPDHVAVHLNDTHPVLAVPELMRILLDEHQLSWSHAWGLVQRIFSYTNHTLMHEALETWPVDMMGRLLPRHLNIIFDINADFLNSVTAQFGHDFELMRRLSLIDEHGERRVRMAYVAVVASHKVNGVSRLHSELMKQSIFADFARVFPDRFNNKTNGVTPRRWLAQANPALSDLIDSHIGRDWRRHLDQLAELKPLAADPDFAQRFRQAKRQNKLRLVDWVREHMDIALNPDSLFDVQVKRIHEYKRQLLNLLQVVARYNRILANPDADWVPRTVLFAGKAASAYHTAKLVIKLINDVAARVNSDPRVGDRLKVVFMPNYSVSLAELIIPAADLSEQISTAGTEASGTGNMKLALNGALTIGTLDGANIEIMEQVGEQNIFIFGATTPQVADIRAHGYQPRQLYETDAELRQVLDQIRDGVFSPDEPGRFQQLFDLLVNFGDHYLLLADFASYMEAQDRVDDLYRQSEEWTKKAILNVAGMGAFSSDRTIAEYAEQVWHTKPLKL; this is encoded by the coding sequence ATGGCCCATTCCGAATTCGAATACGACCACGTCGCGCATGACGTGCACACCCTGATGCGCTCGATCGCCAACAAGCTGATGTACGCGGTTGGCAAGAACCCCGCCGCCGCCCGTCCCCAGGACTGGCTGCAGGCCACCGAACTGGCAGTGCGCGACCGCATGGTCGAGCGCTGGATGAAAACCACCAACGAGTACTACGCGCAGGACGTCAAGCGCGTCTATTACCTCTCGATGGAATTCCTGATCGGCCGCACCTTCACCAATGCGCTGCTGGCGCTGGGCATCTACCAGGAAGTCAGGGATGCGCTGCGCGCCCTGGATATCGACATCAACGAGCTGGCCGAGCTGGAGCCGGACGCCGCGCTGGGCAATGGCGGCCTGGGCCGGCTGGCGGCCTGCTTCCTCGACTCGATGGCCACGCTGGGCATTTCCGGCATGGGCTACGGCATCCGCTACGACTATGGCATGTTCCGCCAGCAGGTCATCGACGGCCGCCAGGTCGAGGCGCCGGACTACTGGCTCTCCGGCGGCAATCCGTGGGAATTCCCGCGCCCCGAAGTGCAGTACCGGGTACGCTTCGGCGGCCGCATCGAGAAGGACGGCGACAAGGTGCGCTGGCTCGACGGCGAGGACGTGCTGGCCATGGCCTACGACACCATCATTCCCGGCTACGGCACCGAAACCACCAACACGCTGCGGCTGTGGTCGGCCAAGGCCACCAGCGAGATGGACCTGTCGGCCTTCAACCAGGGCAATTACTTCGCCGCGGTGGAAGACAAGAACCATTCCGAGAACGTGTCGCGGGTGCTCTATCCGGACGATTCCACCCAGTCCGGCCGCGAACTGCGGCTGCGCCAGGAATACTTCTTCGTCTCGGCCAGCATGCAGGACCTGGTGGCGCGCCACCTGCGCAACGGCCACAGCTTCGACAGCCTGCCCGACCATGTCGCGGTGCACCTGAACGATACCCATCCGGTGCTGGCGGTGCCGGAGCTGATGCGCATCCTGCTCGACGAGCACCAGCTTTCATGGAGCCATGCCTGGGGCCTGGTGCAGCGCATCTTTTCCTATACCAACCACACCCTGATGCACGAGGCGCTGGAAACCTGGCCGGTGGACATGATGGGCCGGCTGCTGCCGCGCCATCTCAACATCATCTTCGACATCAATGCCGACTTCCTCAACAGCGTGACCGCGCAGTTCGGCCATGACTTCGAGCTGATGCGGCGGCTGTCGCTGATCGACGAGCATGGCGAACGCCGGGTGCGCATGGCCTACGTCGCGGTGGTGGCCAGCCACAAGGTCAATGGCGTGTCGCGCCTGCATTCGGAGCTGATGAAGCAGTCCATCTTCGCCGACTTCGCCCGCGTGTTCCCGGACCGCTTCAACAACAAGACCAATGGCGTGACGCCGCGGCGCTGGCTGGCGCAGGCCAATCCGGCGCTGTCGGACCTGATCGACAGCCATATCGGCCGCGACTGGCGGCGCCATCTCGACCAGCTGGCAGAATTGAAGCCACTGGCCGCCGACCCCGACTTCGCGCAGCGCTTCAGGCAGGCCAAGCGCCAGAACAAGCTGCGCCTGGTGGACTGGGTGCGCGAGCACATGGACATTGCGCTGAACCCGGACTCGCTGTTCGACGTGCAGGTCAAGCGCATCCATGAATACAAGCGCCAGCTGCTGAATCTGCTGCAGGTGGTGGCGCGCTACAACCGCATCCTGGCCAACCCGGATGCCGACTGGGTGCCGCGCACCGTGCTGTTCGCCGGCAAGGCAGCCTCGGCGTACCACACCGCCAAGCTCGTCATCAAGCTCATCAACGACGTGGCGGCCAGGGTCAACAGCGACCCGCGCGTGGGCGACCGCTTGAAGGTGGTGTTCATGCCCAACTACAGCGTCAGCCTGGCCGAGCTGATCATTCCGGCGGCCGACCTGTCGGAACAGATTTCCACCGCCGGCACCGAGGCCTCCGGCACCGGCAACATGAAGCTGGCCCTGAACGGCGCGCTGACCATCGGCACGCTGGACGGCGCCAATATCGAGATCATGGAGCAGGTGGGCGAGCAGAACATCTTCATCTTCGGCGCCACTACGCCGCAGGTGGCCGACATCCGCGCCCATGGCTATCAGCCGCGGCAGCTGTATGAAACCGATGCCGAACTGCGACAGGTGCTGGACCAGATCCGCGACGGCGTGTTCTCGCCGGACGAGCCGGGCCGCTTCCAGCAGCTGTTCGACCTGCTGGTGAACTTCGGCGACCACTACCTGCTGCTGGCCGACTTTGCCAGCTATATGGAAGCGCAGGACCGGGTCGACGATCTCTACCGCCAGAGCGAGGAATGGACCAAAAAGGCCATCCTGAATGTCGCCGGCATGGGCGCGTTCTCGTCCGACCGCACCATCGCCGAGTATGCCGAGCAGGTCTGGCATACGAAACCGCTCAAGCTTTGA
- the glgA gene encoding glycogen synthase GlgA, giving the protein MRVLQVCAELYPLLKTGGLADVTGALPPTLALLGCDTRVLVPGFPALRDGIVEQQLVTDLSGRFGPETVRLYCGLLPGTAVMVYVIDAPQFYDRPGNPYYDSEGKDYLDNDRRFALLGRVAAWLAEGGDSWWQPRVVHAHDWHAGLAMAYLKAREHQTGRRLAGTVYTVHNLAYQGIFSDWSFGALGLPDYFFNLYGLEYHGQVSFMKAGLYYADKLTTVSPTYAREIQRPEQGCGLDGLLASRAHDLHGIMNGVDPAVWNPVSDRLLPANYDAADLSGKAACKRALQAALGLAQRADAPLFCVVSRLAEQKGLNLVLAGLPALLAHGGQLALLGSGDPGMEAAFLDAARANPAAIAVKIGYDEALSHRLIAGADAILVPSRFEPCGLTQLYGLAYGTLPLVHRVGGLADSVVDCSLENLAEDRATGFTFDGFALDAYEAAMRRAFALFDRPADLAQVQRCAMRQQFSWDVAARQYLALYEQVAVPV; this is encoded by the coding sequence ATGCGGGTCCTGCAGGTTTGCGCCGAACTCTATCCGCTGCTCAAGACCGGCGGCCTGGCCGACGTCACCGGCGCGCTGCCGCCGACGCTGGCGCTGCTGGGCTGCGATACCCGGGTGCTGGTGCCGGGCTTTCCGGCGCTGCGCGACGGCATCGTCGAGCAGCAGCTGGTCACCGACCTGTCGGGCCGCTTCGGCCCCGAAACGGTGCGACTGTACTGCGGCCTGCTGCCCGGCACCGCGGTGATGGTGTATGTGATCGACGCGCCCCAGTTCTACGACCGGCCCGGCAATCCCTACTACGACAGCGAGGGCAAGGATTATCTGGACAATGACCGCCGCTTCGCGCTGCTGGGCCGGGTCGCGGCCTGGCTGGCCGAGGGCGGCGACAGCTGGTGGCAGCCGCGGGTGGTGCATGCGCATGACTGGCATGCCGGCCTGGCGATGGCCTACCTGAAGGCGCGCGAGCACCAGACCGGGCGGCGGCTGGCCGGCACCGTCTATACCGTGCATAACCTGGCCTACCAGGGCATCTTCAGCGACTGGTCCTTCGGCGCGCTGGGCCTGCCGGACTACTTCTTCAACCTGTACGGCCTGGAGTACCACGGCCAGGTGTCCTTCATGAAGGCCGGGCTGTACTACGCCGACAAGCTCACCACCGTCAGCCCCACCTATGCCCGCGAGATCCAGCGCCCGGAGCAGGGCTGCGGCCTGGACGGCCTGCTGGCCTCGCGCGCGCATGACCTGCACGGCATCATGAATGGCGTCGACCCGGCCGTCTGGAACCCGGTGTCGGACCGCCTGCTGCCAGCCAATTACGATGCCGCCGACCTGTCGGGCAAGGCCGCCTGCAAGCGCGCACTGCAGGCGGCGCTGGGCCTGGCCCAGCGTGCCGATGCGCCGCTGTTCTGCGTGGTCAGCCGGCTGGCCGAGCAGAAGGGCCTGAACCTGGTGCTGGCCGGCCTGCCGGCGCTGCTGGCGCACGGCGGCCAGCTGGCCCTGCTGGGCAGCGGCGACCCCGGCATGGAAGCGGCTTTCCTCGACGCCGCGCGCGCCAACCCGGCCGCCATCGCGGTGAAGATCGGCTACGACGAGGCGCTGTCGCATCGCCTGATCGCCGGCGCCGACGCGATCCTGGTGCCGTCCCGCTTCGAGCCCTGCGGCCTGACCCAGCTGTATGGCCTGGCCTATGGCACGCTGCCGCTGGTGCACCGGGTCGGCGGCCTGGCCGACTCGGTGGTCGACTGCAGCCTGGAAAACCTGGCGGAAGACCGCGCCACCGGTTTCACCTTCGATGGCTTTGCGCTGGATGCCTACGAGGCGGCGATGCGGCGCGCCTTCGCCCTGTTCGACCGGCCAGCCGACCTGGCCCAGGTGCAGCGCTGTGCGATGCGGCAGCAGTTCAGCTGGGACGTGGCGGCCCGGCAGTACCTGGCGCTGTATGAGCAGGTGGCGGTCCCGGTGTGA